In the Chroococcidiopsis sp. SAG 2025 genome, one interval contains:
- a CDS encoding ComEA family DNA-binding protein translates to MLSWLQIQTIRNRLLNDPYYRLQSLEEIAVAVSLGIQIDVNQATVDDWLRLPGLSIHQARSLVQLSHAGVQFYCIEDIAAALSVPVQRLAPLTPILKFCYYDAETSPLLRLNPNTATVEDLIQIPTMNLALAQAVVENRQMAGAYQNLVDFQKRLSLPGQIISQLMHYLSF, encoded by the coding sequence ATGCTCAGTTGGCTGCAAATTCAAACGATCCGCAATAGATTGCTGAACGATCCCTATTATCGGTTGCAATCATTAGAAGAAATTGCTGTGGCGGTGTCTTTAGGAATTCAGATTGATGTCAACCAAGCAACGGTAGATGACTGGTTGAGGCTACCGGGACTTTCCATACATCAAGCGCGATCGCTCGTTCAACTCAGCCATGCTGGGGTACAGTTTTATTGTATTGAAGATATTGCCGCTGCTTTGAGCGTTCCCGTACAACGCCTCGCACCCTTGACACCAATCCTCAAATTCTGTTACTACGATGCAGAGACTTCTCCTCTGCTTCGCCTCAATCCCAATACAGCGACAGTAGAAGATTTAATCCAAATTCCCACTATGAATTTGGCATTAGCGCAAGCAGTTGTAGAAAATCGTCAGATGGCTGGTGCTTATCAAAATTTAGTTGATTTTCAAAAACGACTGTCCCTTCCAGGTCAGATTATTTCTCAGTTAATGCATTATTTAAGTTTTTGA